The following are encoded in a window of Methanobrevibacter ruminantium M1 genomic DNA:
- a CDS encoding DUF4013 domain-containing protein gives MASITDIIKEGLKYPFNDTRKVLILGLIFLISGLISLFTQYVVYDSMTLMVNASPYTSVNGMFASIPPSNSALIFLSWIVTFILFLFTSGYIYDVIKYAIDGRYELPDFGNIFAILKNGLRTLIVGIVYSIVPALIFILGLMLMVNEASGEAVNMFGLILLFVSFIVAIFIYLIEVIAISHMVENDSLKSAFQFSEIFDIISNMGWGRFIGALIFAFIVIAIISMFFGMIFGAISTGIGILFDSALVSTLVSSILTGLLLSPYISIALGRMFGSVYKEAISE, from the coding sequence ATGGCTAGCATTACAGACATTATAAAGGAAGGACTTAAATATCCATTCAATGACACTAGAAAGGTATTGATTCTTGGGCTAATATTCCTCATCTCTGGGCTCATTTCCCTTTTCACACAGTATGTGGTTTATGATTCCATGACCCTTATGGTCAATGCCTCCCCATATACCTCAGTTAATGGAATGTTTGCATCAATTCCTCCATCTAATTCAGCTTTAATTTTCCTGTCATGGATTGTAACATTCATTTTGTTCCTTTTCACTTCAGGATACATATATGATGTTATTAAATATGCAATAGATGGAAGATACGAACTTCCAGACTTTGGCAATATATTTGCAATCCTTAAGAACGGATTACGCACATTAATTGTTGGAATTGTTTATTCCATTGTGCCAGCTCTTATATTCATCCTTGGATTGATGCTGATGGTTAATGAGGCTTCAGGTGAAGCTGTAAACATGTTTGGACTTATATTGCTTTTTGTTTCATTTATTGTTGCAATATTCATTTATCTTATTGAAGTCATTGCAATCTCACATATGGTTGAAAATGACAGTCTTAAGTCTGCATTCCAATTTAGTGAGATCTTTGATATAATTTCAAATATGGGCTGGGGAAGATTTATCGGAGCCTTGATATTTGCTTTCATTGTAATTGCAATAATTTCAATGTTCTTTGGAATGATATTCGGAGCAATATCTACTGGAATTGGCATATTGTTCGATTCTGCATTGGTTTCAACTCTTGTTAGTTCTATATTGACTGGTTTGTTATTAAGTCCATATATCAGTATTGCTTTAGGCAGAATGTTTGGATCTGTTTATAAGGAGGCTATTAGTGAGTAA
- a CDS encoding DUF4013 domain-containing protein: protein MLILDIYKDSLEYSAKDLKTLLIIGVCYFLSFLFLPMFLIYGYSYRVTKVSVEGMINGNDPLPEFDDVIGMFVDGIKVCLVYLGYALVPIIIFMVFALVSSAIGGYGESVLMAFGSIITLLAIIGAYVMSMFGVANMANYDGALAKAFDIKEIIEIIQSVGVVRSVGAYIGLAIICTAIFMIVGLLLFFVFGFFGIITGTLGSYTAAGGIFIAGIILGYFLMLFIVSPYILIMQSRVAGLLYNLH, encoded by the coding sequence TTGTTGATATTAGACATATATAAAGATTCTTTAGAATATTCGGCTAAGGATTTAAAAACTTTATTGATTATTGGAGTATGTTATTTCTTAAGTTTCCTTTTCCTTCCAATGTTCTTGATTTACGGCTATTCCTACAGGGTTACAAAGGTCTCTGTAGAAGGGATGATTAACGGTAACGATCCATTGCCAGAATTTGATGATGTGATTGGCATGTTTGTTGACGGCATAAAGGTTTGCCTGGTCTATCTGGGATATGCGCTGGTTCCAATAATAATATTCATGGTCTTTGCTTTAGTCTCCAGCGCTATTGGAGGATATGGCGAATCTGTATTGATGGCATTTGGCTCTATTATTACTCTTCTAGCCATAATCGGCGCTTATGTGATGAGCATGTTTGGAGTTGCAAACATGGCTAATTACGACGGCGCATTGGCAAAGGCATTTGACATTAAGGAGATTATTGAAATCATACAGTCCGTCGGCGTTGTAAGAAGCGTAGGGGCATATATTGGATTGGCTATTATTTGCACTGCAATCTTTATGATTGTTGGACTATTGCTCTTCTTTGTATTCGGATTCTTTGGAATAATCACTGGAACCTTAGGGTCCTATACTGCAGCAGGAGGCATATTCATTGCAGGAATTATCTTAGGTTACTTCTTAATGCTATTCATTGTAAGTCCTTATATTTTGATTATGCAATCAAGAGTTGCTGGATTATTATATAACCTTCATTAA
- a CDS encoding CPBP family intramembrane glutamic endopeptidase, translating to MINLTDYLDKLSIIKVLSFFLLVILVLTLIPMIFDFHLGSLFFKFILYLVMLLFFIYKFNSISKKNSSSNFNYNSSSNRDSNSVNNSSLSDAFRNDLNSIFKVSKIYHILFIVLANILFVSAIYFVLSYLGSISIIQFNAPLFGDFTGLGFDVTLLYLITVVILSPIIEEFLFRGIFLRRFNLELDNLTLAILISSVLFGICHNFGGILGAILFGICVSILYVKSRNVLVPILAHFINNLISFLLALIGIENFIHGNSIVIALIIILAIISNFVLFRAIVLEWPKSFKE from the coding sequence ATGATTAATTTAACAGATTATTTAGATAAACTATCCATAATTAAGGTTCTATCCTTCTTTTTATTAGTTATTTTGGTCTTAACTCTAATTCCAATGATATTTGACTTTCATTTGGGAAGTCTATTTTTTAAATTTATCCTTTATCTTGTAATGCTTCTATTTTTTATTTATAAATTTAATTCTATCTCTAAAAAGAATTCTAGTTCAAATTTTAATTATAATTCAAGTTCGAATAGGGATTCTAATTCAGTAAATAACTCTTCTCTTTCAGATGCTTTTAGAAACGATTTAAACAGCATATTCAAGGTTTCTAAGATTTATCACATTCTATTTATTGTTTTAGCAAACATACTATTTGTATCTGCAATATACTTTGTATTAAGTTATTTGGGATCCATATCCATTATTCAGTTTAATGCCCCTTTATTCGGTGATTTCACTGGTTTAGGCTTTGATGTAACGCTCCTTTACCTTATAACTGTAGTTATCCTATCTCCAATAATCGAAGAGTTTCTCTTTAGAGGAATCTTCTTACGAAGATTCAATCTTGAGCTTGACAATTTGACACTTGCTATCTTGATTTCCTCAGTCTTATTTGGAATTTGTCATAACTTTGGAGGAATATTGGGAGCTATTCTCTTTGGAATCTGCGTTTCCATTCTTTATGTCAAGTCCAGGAATGTATTAGTCCCTATTTTGGCTCATTTCATTAACAATCTCATTTCCTTTTTGCTGGCCCTTATTGGAATAGAGAATTTCATTCATGGAAATAGCATTGTCATTGCTTTAATAATCATTTTGGCCATTATAAGTAATTTTGTGCTCTTTAGAGCTATTGTATTAGAGTGGCCTAAATCTTTTAAAGAATAG